The Pseudomonas sp. FP198 genomic interval TGGCGGCGATTGCCGAGATCCATTCGGCGATTATCGACCTGCGCCAATACCAGCCGGTGGTCGGCGTGGTCGCTGGCAGCGTCGGCTGTTTTGGCGGCATGTCCATCGCTGCCGGGCTGTGCAGTTATCTGCTGGTGACGCAGGAAGCGCGGCTGGGGCTGAACGGCCCGCAGGTGATCGAGCAGGAAGCCGGCATCGATGAGTACGACTCCCGCGACCGTCCGTTCATCTGGAGCCTGACCGGTGGCGAACAACGTTTCGCGACCGGGCTGGTGGACCGCTACGTCGCCGATGACGTGGCGCAGATTCGTCGTCAGGTCAGCGAACTGTTGCATCTGGGTGTGCCCACTGAACACCGCAGTGGCCAAGCCAGATTGTTCCTCCAGCGCCTGTCGCGCCTGGACACTGAGGTGCAAATCGAACCGGCAGCGGTTCGCCAGTTGTATCAGGGAGAACGTCCATGAATACGTATTCTTTGAGGGGCCTGCGCTGGTTCGAGGCCTTGAGCGGTGGCGTCAAACCGTTGGAAGGCTTGCCCGCTT includes:
- a CDS encoding biotin-independent malonate decarboxylase subunit beta, with the translated sequence MTDSAALLNKHSFVELGARQRARALLDDGTFRELLDPFQRIMSPWLLRQGVVPQSDDGVVIAKGELDGLPVVIAAIEGAFQGGSLGEVGGAKIAGALELAAEDNRKGIPTRAVLLLETGGVRLQEANLGLAAIAEIHSAIIDLRQYQPVVGVVAGSVGCFGGMSIAAGLCSYLLVTQEARLGLNGPQVIEQEAGIDEYDSRDRPFIWSLTGGEQRFATGLVDRYVADDVAQIRRQVSELLHLGVPTEHRSGQARLFLQRLSRLDTEVQIEPAAVRQLYQGERP